A single window of Desulfovibrio sp. G11 DNA harbors:
- the cobI gene encoding precorrin-2 C(20)-methyltransferase, translating to MTGVLYGVGVGPGAPDLLTLRAVNALGKVDVILAAASPRNDYSTALETARPHLRPDVRLLCLEFPMTRDRTVLHEAWRVAAEATQQVLEAGENAAFLTIGDPLVYSTFGYLMRTLKKSAPHLPIEIIPGITSIQAAAACTGTILCENSETLSILPGINSREELELALHGADTAVILKAYRNLPAIVEALRSTGRLDSCILASHVEQPAQNLRLGIEGQEGTPPYMSLILSRKPKAE from the coding sequence ATGACAGGAGTTTTGTACGGCGTGGGCGTAGGGCCTGGCGCACCGGACCTGCTGACGCTGCGGGCTGTGAACGCCCTTGGCAAGGTGGACGTGATTCTGGCGGCGGCTTCGCCCCGCAACGACTATTCCACCGCGTTGGAGACGGCCAGGCCGCACCTGCGCCCGGATGTGCGCCTGCTGTGCCTGGAATTTCCCATGACGCGCGACCGCACCGTACTGCACGAGGCATGGCGCGTGGCGGCCGAAGCCACGCAGCAAGTTCTGGAGGCCGGAGAAAATGCGGCCTTTCTGACCATTGGCGATCCGCTCGTATACAGCACTTTCGGCTATCTTATGCGCACGCTCAAAAAAAGCGCGCCGCACCTGCCGATAGAGATTATCCCCGGCATCACGTCCATTCAGGCCGCCGCCGCATGTACGGGAACCATCCTGTGTGAAAACAGCGAAACCCTGAGCATCCTGCCGGGCATCAACAGCAGGGAAGAACTTGAGCTGGCGCTGCACGGTGCTGATACGGCGGTTATTCTCAAGGCATACCGCAACCTTCCAGCCATTGTGGAGGCGTTGCGCTCTACCGGACGGCTGGATTCATGCATTCTGGCAAGCCATGTGGAACAGCCTGCCCAGAATCTGCGCTTGGGTATCGAGGGCCAGGAAGGTACGCCCCCCTATATGTCATTGATTCTGAGCAGAAAGCCCAAGGCCGAATAG
- a CDS encoding ABC transporter substrate-binding protein: MLLTLTVHLPPAQVFAADTAQPTALQAGPASVPHQKNSTTPADTGHSVANGAPDDVDTPIMVSDDTGHVVRLQQPARRVIALYGAFNELLLALGAGDVLAARTVADAEVPGLEHLPAIGTHMRPNAELVVRQSPDLVIQLAGRNEALLQTENLRALGLDVLVFEMNSFEQMFAVLQKLGRLTGRESEASALVKAWRERLAALEARYADMEPVSVFYEVRYPNLLGAGRGGIVNDMIRRAGGRNVIADEKKLVRFNEEALLAADPDVYIMQRGPMNPEPQPLEQRQHYKSMRAVREGRVLVVDEERFARPGPRAVDAAEELGRFLHFRSAP; the protein is encoded by the coding sequence TTGCTGCTGACCCTGACGGTGCATCTGCCCCCGGCTCAGGTTTTTGCCGCTGATACTGCTCAGCCCACGGCTTTGCAAGCAGGGCCAGCATCCGTACCGCACCAGAAAAACAGCACAACGCCTGCCGATACCGGCCATAGTGTCGCCAATGGCGCCCCTGATGACGTCGATACTCCCATAATGGTCAGTGACGATACCGGGCACGTGGTGCGTCTGCAGCAGCCCGCCCGGCGGGTGATAGCCCTGTACGGAGCCTTTAACGAACTTTTACTGGCCCTTGGGGCCGGGGATGTTCTGGCGGCCCGCACCGTGGCTGATGCCGAAGTGCCGGGGCTTGAGCATCTGCCCGCCATCGGAACGCACATGCGCCCCAATGCGGAACTTGTGGTGCGTCAGTCGCCCGATCTGGTCATTCAGCTTGCGGGCCGCAACGAGGCGCTTTTGCAGACGGAAAATCTGCGTGCTCTGGGGCTTGATGTGCTTGTTTTTGAAATGAATTCCTTTGAGCAGATGTTTGCCGTGCTGCAAAAACTCGGCCGTCTCACAGGGCGCGAGAGCGAGGCTTCTGCCCTTGTGAAGGCATGGCGGGAGCGTCTCGCGGCCCTTGAAGCCCGCTATGCGGATATGGAGCCGGTGAGTGTTTTTTACGAGGTACGCTATCCCAACCTGCTGGGAGCGGGGCGCGGCGGCATCGTCAATGACATGATACGCCGTGCGGGCGGGCGCAACGTCATAGCTGACGAAAAAAAACTGGTGCGCTTTAACGAAGAAGCCCTGCTGGCGGCAGATCCTGATGTTTATATCATGCAGCGAGGCCCTATGAATCCTGAGCCACAGCCGTTGGAGCAGCGCCAGCACTACAAAAGCATGCGCGCCGTTCGTGAGGGCAGGGTGCTTGTGGTGGATGAAGAGCGGTTTGCCCGTCCCGGCCCGCGCGCTGTGGACGCTGCCGAAGAACTGGGGCGATTTTTGCATTTCCGGTCAGCCCCCTGA
- a CDS encoding ABC transporter ATP-binding protein: protein MLEARALCAGYRERPVLQDICFTARRGECVALLGPNGSGKTTLLRCLSGVLPAGAGSVFLQGRPLAGLKPRQRARLAAVVPQGGRFPQELTARQMVLLGRYPHLSWLGSYGRRDHEAVDAALAACEAELLAPRRLAELSGGELQRVLLARALAQESPLLLLDELAAGLDMARMVGLFDLLERRRAAGACVLMAVHDCNLAAVYATRLLGLKAGRLFFDGPVDAVFTEEKLSALYDIPIDVLPHPRWGLPQALLARARGPRSSLADSCNGAASFAADPDGASAPGSGFCR from the coding sequence ATACTTGAGGCGCGCGCCCTGTGTGCCGGTTACCGGGAACGCCCGGTCTTGCAGGACATCTGTTTTACGGCGCGGCGTGGTGAATGTGTGGCCCTGCTGGGTCCCAACGGCAGCGGCAAGACTACGTTGTTGCGCTGTCTTTCCGGTGTGTTGCCGGCTGGGGCAGGAAGTGTTTTTTTGCAGGGCAGACCTCTTGCGGGCCTGAAGCCGCGCCAGCGCGCCCGCCTTGCCGCCGTGGTGCCGCAGGGCGGCCGGTTCCCCCAGGAACTGACAGCACGGCAGATGGTGTTGCTTGGCCGCTATCCACATCTTTCGTGGCTGGGCAGTTACGGGCGCCGCGACCATGAAGCCGTGGATGCCGCACTGGCAGCCTGCGAAGCAGAATTGCTGGCTCCCCGCCGTCTGGCGGAGCTTTCGGGCGGCGAACTGCAACGGGTGCTGCTGGCAAGGGCGCTGGCGCAGGAAAGCCCGCTTCTGCTGCTTGACGAACTTGCCGCCGGGCTGGACATGGCCCGCATGGTGGGGCTTTTCGACTTGCTGGAGCGTCGCCGTGCTGCCGGAGCCTGTGTACTTATGGCTGTACACGACTGCAATCTGGCTGCCGTGTATGCGACACGCCTGCTGGGCCTCAAGGCGGGCAGACTGTTTTTTGACGGCCCGGTGGACGCGGTTTTTACAGAGGAGAAGCTCAGTGCTCTTTACGATATCCCTATTGATGTGCTGCCGCACCCGCGCTGGGGGCTGCCCCAGGCTCTTCTGGCCCGTGCCCGCGGTCCCCGCAGCAGTCTCGCGGACTCTTGCAACGGCGCTGCTTCCTTTGCTGCTGACCCTGACGGTGCATCTGCCCCCGGCTCAGGTTTTTGCCGCTGA
- a CDS encoding FecCD family ABC transporter permease, whose protein sequence is MTATPYISSHSGTAFPRLWPAFAVLTVLWLVSLPLACLPGPVSLSAEQVFHALAAQLGLVQEPQDASLMLVVGQIRLARVCLAALCGGALAVAGVALQGVLRNPLADPFTLGISAGAACGASVAIALGGVLAATLSAPLAALRLPLPGPAALVPPAALAGALLALAGALWLGRGDGGFRRESVILAGIAVAAFLGALVALIKALNEESVTSIVFWIMGSFQGRGWDSLPLLLLTLVPGLLAVGMGWRALDVLALGDEQAAQLGLHVGRARLWLLAGASCMTAGCVAVAGVIGFVGLVVPHVLRLVLGCGHGPLLAGAFFGGGVLLVWADVLARCVLDGGQELPVGVVTALVGGPFFALLVRRRT, encoded by the coding sequence ATGACCGCGACACCATATATATCCTCACATTCCGGCACTGCTTTTCCAAGGCTGTGGCCCGCATTTGCTGTTCTGACAGTCCTGTGGCTTGTTTCGCTGCCGCTGGCCTGTCTGCCCGGCCCTGTTTCGCTATCTGCGGAGCAGGTTTTTCATGCTCTGGCGGCCCAGTTGGGGCTGGTACAGGAGCCGCAGGACGCCTCCCTCATGCTGGTTGTAGGGCAGATACGGCTTGCCCGCGTGTGCCTTGCGGCTTTGTGCGGCGGCGCTTTGGCTGTGGCGGGCGTGGCCTTGCAGGGTGTGTTGCGCAATCCGCTCGCTGATCCTTTTACCTTGGGCATTTCTGCCGGAGCGGCTTGCGGGGCCAGTGTGGCCATCGCCTTGGGCGGCGTTCTGGCCGCAACCCTGAGCGCCCCTTTGGCTGCCCTGCGGCTGCCACTGCCCGGCCCTGCGGCCCTTGTGCCCCCTGCGGCCCTTGCCGGAGCGTTGCTGGCCCTTGCCGGGGCATTATGGCTCGGCCGGGGCGATGGCGGTTTCAGGCGTGAGAGCGTCATTCTGGCGGGCATTGCTGTGGCAGCTTTTCTGGGGGCGCTGGTGGCCCTGATCAAGGCGCTCAACGAAGAATCCGTCACGAGCATCGTGTTCTGGATTATGGGGTCTTTTCAAGGGCGCGGGTGGGACAGCCTGCCATTGCTGCTGCTGACTCTTGTGCCCGGTCTGCTGGCCGTGGGTATGGGCTGGCGGGCGCTGGACGTACTGGCGCTGGGGGATGAGCAGGCCGCCCAGCTTGGCCTGCATGTGGGCCGGGCGCGCCTGTGGCTGTTGGCCGGTGCAAGCTGCATGACGGCGGGCTGTGTGGCCGTGGCCGGGGTCATAGGTTTTGTGGGCCTGGTTGTGCCGCATGTGCTGCGTCTTGTTTTGGGCTGCGGGCATGGCCCTTTGCTGGCCGGAGCATTTTTCGGCGGCGGCGTGCTGCTGGTCTGGGCCGATGTGCTGGCCCGCTGCGTGCTTGACGGCGGGCAGGAACTGCCTGTGGGGGTGGTAACGGCCCTTGTGGGCGGACCATTTTTTGCCCTTCTGGTGCGGAGGCGCACATGA
- a CDS encoding polyphenol oxidase family protein — protein MSISYIPFMFPGLNSVRCVFQTRPGGACLGEYGGGNISFSVGDDAAHVAANRRDLLASLKTQGLSQWAELSQVHGHVMVFEPQPVACDAAPAEEGDGMATARPGMGLFIKTADCQPILLAHKSGRYVAAMHAGWRGNRCDFPPTGLVRFCERYDLKPQDVFAVRGPSLGPGMAEFVNFDREWGAEFRPWFDEGSHTMDLWSLTRHQLMLAGLPARNIFGLDICTASNNEQFFSYRRAKASGRQASIIWIQNG, from the coding sequence GTGTCCATAAGCTATATTCCTTTCATGTTTCCGGGCTTGAATTCCGTCCGCTGTGTATTTCAGACCCGTCCAGGCGGCGCTTGCCTGGGTGAGTACGGCGGGGGCAATATTTCTTTCAGCGTTGGTGATGACGCAGCTCATGTGGCGGCCAATCGCCGTGACTTGCTGGCGTCTTTGAAAACTCAGGGCTTGAGCCAATGGGCCGAACTGTCCCAGGTGCATGGCCATGTGATGGTTTTTGAGCCGCAGCCTGTAGCCTGTGATGCCGCGCCTGCCGAAGAAGGCGACGGCATGGCTACTGCGCGGCCCGGCATGGGCCTGTTTATCAAAACGGCAGACTGCCAGCCCATTCTTCTGGCACACAAAAGCGGCCGGTATGTGGCGGCCATGCATGCGGGCTGGCGCGGCAACCGCTGTGATTTCCCCCCCACCGGCCTTGTGCGTTTTTGCGAGCGCTATGATCTCAAGCCGCAGGATGTTTTTGCCGTGCGCGGGCCGAGTCTTGGCCCAGGCATGGCGGAGTTTGTCAATTTTGACAGGGAGTGGGGCGCGGAATTCCGCCCGTGGTTTGACGAAGGCAGCCACACTATGGACCTCTGGAGCCTGACCCGGCATCAGCTCATGCTGGCTGGCCTGCCCGCGCGTAACATTTTTGGCCTGGATATCTGCACGGCCAGCAATAACGAACAGTTTTTCTCCTATCGCCGCGCGAAAGCCTCGGGGCGTCAGGCCAGCATTATCTGGATTCAGAACGGGTAG
- a CDS encoding 5-formyltetrahydrofolate cyclo-ligase: MSEKNTDHGPCGRCTRPQSGHPGQDARLSGARPGQPASQLDAEQGEAPAASKQRLRERMGRLRREQPVELAERRARAAQERLLDSPCWKQADCVALYVGIKDELGTSRLLEHAWSIGRLVWLPRVRRGSRGIMDFVACTGRDQLRSGPFGLLEPDAALPGVGPEDISARAARNDATAGQATAGSAAMGSPPFLPDLMVIPGLAFDVSGGRLGYGGGYYDRFLQAGLDCPRVGLCFDFQLVSALPLDPWDQRVHHVCTEERLLCP, translated from the coding sequence ATGAGTGAAAAAAACACGGATCACGGCCCTTGCGGACGCTGCACACGGCCGCAGTCTGGCCATCCGGGTCAGGATGCCCGCCTCTCCGGAGCACGCCCCGGGCAGCCCGCCTCACAGTTAGACGCGGAGCAGGGGGAGGCCCCGGCGGCCAGCAAGCAGCGGCTGCGTGAGCGTATGGGCCGTCTGCGGCGCGAGCAGCCTGTAGAGCTTGCCGAAAGGCGCGCCCGGGCCGCACAGGAGCGCCTGCTTGATTCCCCCTGCTGGAAGCAGGCGGATTGCGTGGCTCTTTATGTGGGCATTAAGGACGAACTGGGCACCAGCCGTTTGCTGGAGCACGCCTGGAGCATCGGGCGCCTGGTATGGCTGCCCCGCGTGCGCCGGGGCAGCAGGGGGATTATGGATTTTGTGGCTTGTACCGGCCGGGATCAACTGCGGTCCGGCCCGTTTGGCTTGCTGGAACCTGATGCGGCTCTGCCGGGTGTGGGGCCTGAAGACATTTCTGCCCGGGCGGCTCGCAATGATGCCACTGCAGGCCAGGCAACAGCCGGCAGTGCGGCGATGGGCAGCCCGCCGTTTTTGCCGGATCTGATGGTCATTCCCGGTCTGGCTTTTGATGTTTCCGGCGGGCGCCTTGGGTATGGCGGCGGGTATTATGACCGTTTTCTGCAGGCCGGTCTTGATTGCCCGCGTGTGGGGCTGTGTTTTGACTTTCAGCTTGTTTCTGCCCTTCCTCTGGATCCGTGGGACCAGAGGGTTCACCATGTATGCACTGAAGAGCGTTTGCTGTGTCCATAA
- a CDS encoding metallophosphoesterase, whose product MPSSDAQDYLWIAVGDIHDETERFAKIPELAQADGIIVTGDLTITGGVKQAEMVMDALRSHNSMILAQIGNMDRPEVDQWLSEKGWNLHTVTRELTPDTAIFGVGASTFTPFGTPSEFPESAFEAWLETCWQKARNYPHSVLVSHNPPKDTACDVIPGGIHVGSTAVREFLEEAQPDICLCGHIHEARAVDRVGRTIVVNPGALAQGGYVLLRYNSGQLSAELKMLEED is encoded by the coding sequence ATGCCAAGCTCTGACGCTCAGGATTACCTCTGGATCGCCGTGGGCGACATTCATGATGAAACCGAACGCTTTGCCAAAATTCCCGAACTGGCGCAGGCCGACGGCATTATCGTCACCGGCGACCTGACCATCACGGGTGGCGTCAAGCAGGCCGAAATGGTCATGGACGCCCTGCGCAGCCATAATTCAATGATTCTCGCGCAAATAGGAAATATGGACCGCCCCGAGGTGGACCAGTGGCTCAGTGAGAAAGGCTGGAACCTCCACACGGTAACCCGCGAACTCACGCCCGATACCGCCATTTTTGGTGTTGGCGCTTCCACGTTCACGCCGTTCGGCACGCCCAGCGAATTTCCCGAATCCGCCTTTGAGGCATGGCTTGAAACCTGCTGGCAAAAGGCGCGCAATTACCCGCACAGCGTACTCGTGTCCCATAATCCGCCCAAGGACACCGCCTGCGACGTCATCCCCGGCGGCATTCATGTCGGCTCTACGGCGGTGCGTGAATTTCTTGAAGAGGCCCAGCCGGATATCTGCCTGTGCGGCCATATACACGAGGCAAGAGCTGTGGATCGCGTGGGCCGTACCATCGTGGTCAATCCCGGCGCCCTGGCCCAAGGGGGCTATGTGCTCCTGCGCTATAATTCCGGCCAGTTGTCGGCAGAGCTCAAGATGCTGGAAGAAGACTAG
- a CDS encoding Rne/Rng family ribonuclease, producing the protein MTKDQETPVTETQNSGESGQKTSKPKSRASARGKSATASEATAGQAEKTSSRPSPASKTSSSSSPSADTPAPKASKPRAGKSTATKPVAASKSTAAKAGSAEDASAAKGAAKTKTVEKTATKAKSTAKPAVKSKAAAGSEAEGVEKTVKKAKAEEKTPGAASSAAAAPKRTAPKAATAKSKQATTKSTGKPAAGTAKSGSEDAPADKTASAAAGAKTAKSAPKATAGTAAPKAVAAKAPDAKDAAPSVAQSPKSASQTGEKLPGADAAKAPADTAANKVQTAAPSAAAKDGTVAAGAPEAGAKAASAARSRAATKARAATARKKTTDKSADKSAAEGRVAPAQPKSTAAAATVAGAAEKISPPSAGATAPAMPTPPASSSAREGKDLTPPAPAAAVAEHAAEHTAGQPRSAANAEKAKPAASSAAHPTAAHGTVKTETAVLALAATERLALTGRNSLAIENTELLALTLTTSETVPQEENGAGAEASETSGEVPRRKNRRGRRGGRGRNRKKELNGENGDALAAGTSAADSVHSEDSLQNEDEGFSAESPQAPAVSGNAPDEAAAKESPGAAPAASSKKTAPTETGKHKSKSESANARRRMFISVLPGEQVEVALTEDGQLLEYYLDMLHQRKIKGNIYKGVIHNIDTNLQAAFVSYGAGKNGFLQIDEIHPEYWLTHHEPAKGKKFPPIQKVLKAGQEVLVQVVKEPTGSKGAFLTTWLSLAGRFLVLTPGQEQIGVSRKVDDEEERSRLREMMNGIDPGQGLGVIVRTVSAGTTKTTLKNDLQYLKRVWRDIRKKATEVTAPSLIYQEPGLSERAVRDYLTDDVGEIWVDNEDVAQSIRETVNLLFPRKSDLVRLHSDVRTSMWERFSLRRQLDQIYTREVLLPSGGRLVFDQTEALMAVDINSGKISGKGNFEAMAHKTNMEAAETIARHLKLRDIGGQVVIDFIEMRDKKHIIEVEKTLRSAMKNDRARHDVGRMSAFGLLELVRQRTGSSALAITMEPCPACGGTGQRRNLEWQALQALRELRRMLRAESKEKCVYGTSAELALYLLNHKRDSLREMEQDYGKCLEISVRP; encoded by the coding sequence ATGACCAAAGACCAAGAAACCCCAGTGACAGAGACCCAAAATTCAGGCGAATCAGGCCAGAAGACATCCAAACCCAAAAGCCGCGCTTCTGCCCGCGGAAAAAGCGCCACGGCTTCCGAAGCCACTGCCGGCCAGGCGGAAAAAACTTCATCCCGACCCTCCCCCGCTTCCAAGACTTCTTCCAGTTCTTCCCCATCTGCCGATACGCCCGCCCCCAAAGCAAGCAAGCCCAGGGCAGGTAAAAGCACGGCCACCAAGCCCGTTGCCGCCTCCAAAAGCACGGCGGCAAAGGCCGGATCAGCCGAAGATGCAAGCGCGGCAAAAGGCGCAGCAAAAACCAAAACGGTGGAAAAAACCGCTACGAAGGCCAAAAGCACTGCCAAACCCGCTGTAAAAAGCAAAGCAGCCGCCGGAAGTGAAGCCGAGGGCGTGGAAAAAACCGTAAAGAAAGCCAAGGCCGAAGAAAAAACGCCGGGGGCCGCCAGCTCTGCCGCCGCAGCTCCCAAGCGCACGGCCCCCAAGGCCGCAACCGCAAAAAGCAAACAGGCGACCACAAAGAGCACGGGCAAGCCTGCCGCCGGAACCGCAAAAAGTGGCTCTGAAGACGCGCCTGCCGACAAGACAGCCTCTGCTGCCGCAGGCGCCAAAACTGCCAAAAGCGCACCCAAGGCCACGGCCGGAACCGCTGCTCCAAAAGCGGTAGCCGCAAAAGCGCCGGACGCCAAAGATGCAGCCCCCAGCGTGGCGCAATCCCCCAAGAGTGCAAGCCAAACTGGTGAAAAGCTCCCGGGCGCTGATGCTGCCAAGGCCCCTGCGGACACGGCCGCAAACAAGGTACAGACTGCCGCTCCCAGTGCCGCTGCCAAGGACGGCACTGTTGCCGCAGGCGCACCCGAAGCCGGTGCAAAAGCAGCCAGCGCCGCCAGGTCCCGCGCGGCAACAAAAGCGCGCGCAGCCACTGCCCGCAAAAAAACGACAGACAAAAGCGCTGACAAGAGTGCTGCCGAAGGCAGGGTCGCCCCGGCGCAGCCGAAGTCGACCGCCGCAGCAGCAACGGTTGCAGGCGCCGCTGAAAAAATTTCTCCGCCCTCCGCCGGTGCGACTGCGCCGGCCATGCCGACCCCCCCGGCCTCCAGCAGCGCCCGTGAAGGCAAAGACCTCACGCCCCCTGCCCCGGCAGCAGCCGTAGCGGAACACGCGGCAGAGCACACGGCCGGGCAGCCCCGCTCGGCAGCCAACGCCGAAAAGGCAAAGCCCGCCGCCTCTTCCGCCGCTCATCCGACAGCCGCTCACGGCACTGTAAAAACGGAAACAGCAGTGCTGGCCCTGGCCGCCACAGAAAGGCTGGCCCTGACGGGACGGAACTCTCTTGCCATTGAAAATACCGAACTTCTGGCGCTTACGCTCACAACCAGCGAGACCGTCCCTCAGGAAGAAAACGGCGCAGGCGCCGAGGCCTCCGAAACTTCCGGTGAAGTGCCGCGCCGCAAGAACAGGCGCGGACGGCGCGGAGGACGCGGACGGAACCGCAAAAAAGAACTGAACGGTGAAAATGGCGACGCTCTGGCTGCCGGGACCTCTGCCGCCGACAGCGTACACAGTGAAGATTCTTTGCAGAACGAGGACGAAGGCTTTTCCGCAGAAAGCCCACAGGCTCCCGCCGTCAGCGGCAATGCCCCCGATGAAGCTGCCGCCAAGGAAAGCCCGGGCGCAGCCCCGGCGGCAAGCAGCAAAAAAACCGCTCCCACTGAGACCGGCAAGCACAAAAGCAAGTCTGAGTCGGCAAACGCACGGCGGCGCATGTTCATCAGCGTTCTGCCCGGCGAACAGGTGGAAGTGGCGTTGACCGAAGACGGCCAGTTGCTGGAATATTACCTGGACATGCTGCACCAGCGCAAAATCAAGGGCAATATTTACAAGGGCGTCATCCACAACATCGATACCAATCTTCAGGCCGCGTTTGTAAGCTATGGCGCCGGAAAAAATGGCTTTTTGCAGATAGACGAAATCCACCCCGAGTACTGGCTGACGCATCATGAACCGGCCAAGGGCAAAAAGTTTCCCCCTATCCAGAAGGTACTCAAGGCCGGTCAGGAAGTGCTTGTACAGGTCGTCAAAGAACCCACAGGCAGCAAGGGCGCTTTTTTGACCACATGGCTTTCGCTGGCCGGGCGTTTTCTTGTGCTCACTCCCGGGCAGGAGCAGATCGGCGTGTCGCGCAAGGTGGATGATGAAGAAGAACGCAGCCGCCTGCGCGAAATGATGAACGGCATTGATCCCGGCCAGGGGTTGGGCGTTATTGTGCGCACTGTCAGCGCGGGGACCACCAAAACGACTCTCAAAAATGACCTGCAATACCTCAAGAGGGTCTGGCGCGACATCCGTAAAAAGGCCACGGAGGTCACGGCTCCGTCTCTTATCTATCAGGAGCCGGGCCTGTCGGAACGCGCCGTGCGCGATTATCTGACGGATGACGTGGGCGAAATATGGGTTGATAACGAAGACGTGGCACAGAGCATTCGCGAAACCGTCAACCTGCTTTTCCCCCGCAAAAGCGACCTGGTGCGCCTGCACAGCGATGTGCGGACATCCATGTGGGAACGCTTCAGCCTGCGCCGTCAGCTGGACCAGATATACACCCGCGAGGTGCTGCTGCCCTCGGGCGGCAGGCTGGTTTTCGACCAGACAGAAGCCCTTATGGCCGTTGACATCAACTCCGGCAAAATTTCGGGCAAGGGCAATTTTGAGGCAATGGCGCACAAGACCAACATGGAAGCTGCCGAAACCATAGCTCGCCACCTCAAGCTACGTGATATCGGCGGCCAGGTTGTCATTGACTTCATTGAAATGCGCGACAAAAAGCATATCATTGAAGTGGAAAAAACCCTGCGCTCCGCCATGAAAAACGACCGTGCGCGCCACGATGTGGGCCGCATGAGTGCTTTCGGCCTTCTGGAACTGGTGCGCCAGCGCACCGGGTCTTCGGCTCTGGCTATCACGATGGAACCATGCCCGGCCTGCGGCGGCACAGGGCAGCGCCGTAACCTTGAGTGGCAGGCTCTTCAGGCCCTGCGCGAACTACGCCGCATGCTGCGCGCCGAGAGCAAGGAAAAATGCGTTTACGGCACGTCTGCCGAACTGGCTCTGTATCTGCTCAACCACAAGCGCGACAGCTTGCGCGAAATGGAGCAGGACTACGGCAAATGTCTGGAAATATCCGTTCGTCCGTAA
- a CDS encoding epoxyqueuosine reductase QueH translates to MSGNIRSSVTNANGTAFGKPDFPEAADVHTPSLAATTPGGATPAAPEKLPRHSRSLLLHVCCGPCAIMPATRLLDEGFAVTAWYMNPNIHPLSEYLRRRDAATECARHLGIPIVYDDASWDITAWLRAVAGRDAAPQRCAYCCTSRIEAAFATAARLGFAFVSSSLLYSRYQPHEVIREAGARLAQAADAGPDFVYRDFRADWQEGIDRSKSLELYRQPYCGCIYSEAERYEKKLARLIKNNL, encoded by the coding sequence ATGTCTGGAAATATCCGTTCGTCCGTAACGAACGCCAACGGCACGGCCTTCGGAAAGCCTGACTTTCCGGAGGCCGCCGATGTTCATACGCCTTCTCTTGCGGCCACCACACCCGGCGGTGCTACCCCTGCCGCGCCTGAAAAGCTGCCCCGCCACTCGCGCAGCCTTTTACTGCACGTCTGCTGCGGGCCGTGCGCCATCATGCCTGCCACCCGGCTGCTGGATGAAGGTTTTGCAGTTACCGCCTGGTACATGAATCCCAACATCCACCCGCTTTCGGAATATCTGCGCCGCAGGGATGCCGCCACAGAATGCGCACGGCATCTGGGCATACCCATTGTGTATGACGACGCCAGCTGGGACATCACCGCATGGCTGCGCGCTGTGGCCGGACGTGATGCTGCTCCGCAGCGTTGTGCCTACTGCTGCACGAGCCGCATAGAGGCCGCCTTTGCCACTGCCGCCCGGCTGGGCTTTGCCTTTGTGAGCAGCAGCCTGCTCTATTCCCGCTATCAGCCTCACGAGGTTATCCGCGAAGCCGGGGCGCGGCTGGCACAAGCCGCAGACGCAGGGCCGGATTTTGTGTACCGGGATTTTCGCGCGGACTGGCAGGAAGGTATTGACCGCTCCAAGTCTCTGGAGCTGTACCGCCAGCCCTACTGCGGCTGTATTTACAGCGAAGCCGAGCGCTATGAAAAAAAGCTGGCACGGCTCATAAAAAATAATCTGTAA